From Rhodococcus sp. B7740:
CCGTGATCACCTCGGGATCGGCCACCGCGTAGCCCACCCGCAAGCCGGCAAGTCCGTAGGCCTTCGAGAACGTCCGCAGCACGATCACGTTGCGTCGTCCGCGTGCCAACTCCACTCCGTCGGTGTGATTGCCTGTGTCGGGTCGGGTGTACTCGAAGTAGGCCTCGTCGAGGACCACGAGAATGTCCGACGGCACCGCGTCGAGAAACGCGTCGAGCTTGTCGCGCTGGACGACGGTTCCGGTCGGGTTGTTCGGGTTGCAGACGAAGATCAGCCGGGTGCGGTCGGTGATGGCGGCGAGCATTGCGTCGAGATCGTGCACATGGTCGGCGGTCAACGGAACCAAGACGGGTGTCGCGCCTGCGACGCTGGTGACGATGGGGTACGCCTCGAACGAGCGCCAGGCGAACAGCACTTCGTCGCCGGGGCCGCAGGTGATCTGAACGACCTCCTGGCACAGCGAGACGGAACCACTTCCGACAGCGACGTTCTCCGTGGCAACGCCGAGTTTCTTCGCCAGTGACTCGACGAGGGCGGTCGCTCGATTGTCGGGGTAGCGGTTGACGCCGCCGACGGCCTCCGCGATCGCGTCGCGCACGCTCGGCAGCGGTCCCTGCGTCGTTTCGTTGCTCGCCAGTTTGATCGCACCTGGAAAGGTGCGGCCGGGAACGTAGGCGGGGATGGCGTCGAGGTCGGGGCGGATGCGCGCGGTCACGGCTGCCATTATGCGCCCAGGTTCGGGGTTGACTTCTGCGCGTCCGTGATATTGCTGTGCGCGGTGGGGCAGATCGTCCTATCTTCGGTAAGTATGTCGGGAATCTTCAGCGACGCCGCAGTCCTTCGTTCCGCCACCGCGCCGACCATCGGCGCGGACGACGAGGTGGATACGTCCGCGCACGAATCTCCCCCGCAGGAAAAAGTACCGCTGATCGCCGTCGAACCCGATGGACCACCTCGCGGCGGAATAGTCGTACTGCACGAGGCGCGTGAGGTGCCCGAGTCTCTGCTCGACCTCCTCCGTGCACTGGCGTTGGAAGGTTGGCTCGCCGTCGCGCCGAACCTGTTCCATCGAGGCCACGGCGACGAGAAGGAAGTTTTCGGAGACGACCTGTTCGCGGACTTCGACGCCACCTCCGACTGGCTCGTCCAGCGCGGTGTCTACCCCGATTGTGTCGGGGTGATCGGGTTCGACGACGCAGGTACGGCAGCGTTGATCGTGGCCACCAGTCGTCCGGTCGGGGCGGCGGTCAGTGTTGCGGCAGCCGGCATCGTCGAGCCGCTCAACTCCGACGCGGTCGCGTTGGTCGAGGCCGCACCCAAGCTGCAGGCCCCCTGGCTCGGTCTCTACGGCGAGGACGACCCCCACACCCCACCGGATCACATCGAAGCCCTTCGCGACGCCGCCACGCGTGCCTCAGTGGCCACGAACGTCGTCAGCTATTCGGGCTTGAAGCACCGAGCCGATCATCCCCGCGAACAACCCGGCAGTTCCGATCACAGTGACCCTGCAGCGGCCGCGCTCGTCGACGCGCAGACCCGAATCTTCGATTGGTTCGACAGCTTCATGCGCTGAAGAGCAACAAGCATCTTCTACGCGAACGCCGCGCGAACCGGAGGCGTCGACCAGCCGTTTTGCCTTCTGGCCTTTGCCGTGTGTAATCTCTTTCCTCGGCGGTCCGAGAGGGCCGGCAGCCTAGGAGGCGTGCCAGAGCGGCCGAATGGGAGTCACTGCTAATGACTTGTCCTTTCACCGGGACCGGAGGTTCAAATCCTCTCGCCTCCGCCACGAACGGTAGATTTTTGCCGTTCAGCTAGACCAGTTGGATAACTGAACATGCGCCCGTAGCTCAACGGATAGAGCACTTGACTACGGATCAAGAGGTTAGGGGTTCGAATCCCTTCGGGCGCACAATAAAACATCCCCCACCAGCAGAGATGCCGGTGGGGAATGTTCTCGTTGTTGGACGAACAGGCTCTATGACACGGAATCGACACGTACTGGATTGAGTAGCCAGGACCGCAGCACAACCGACTGACTCGGTACGCACAACCAAGGCGGCGAGGTTGGACTAATACGCAGTGAGGTTGCCGGAGAAAAATGATTCCCGAGGTGGCAGGCCTACATCGGCAGCAAGATTACGACCGGCATCGAACTGGAGACGACCAGCAGACCCGAATCACCTCAAGCCGAGATCGGTGCAATCCGGAAAGATGGCCGCGACACCCACATGCAGGTTCGTGTAGAGAGCTACCACCAATGCCCACCAAATCGCCGCGAGGGGAACAATAACGCGAAGACGAGGGCTTCAGTTCGGTCACACAGCACGAGCTCGATGAGGCCCTCAACTTTGGTACGGTTCAAATCGACACCCTCGTAGGCGTAGTGCCGGGCGCGGCAACACCCTGAAGTTCAAGTTTAGACTTGATACTGCCGGTGGTGATCTGCGCTTCTGACCAGGCGTTTCGTGTCCCTCACCGTGCGATATTTACTCAAATTTGCGAGTCGCAGGGCGGGATGTCACCTCCAGGTGCTTTGATAACCCCGTGAGGATAACCCCGTGAGCGACGACAACTTCGGTCCAGAGTTGATCTTCGCTATTGTCCGGCCCGTAGGCGTAGACCGCGACGGCGTCGTTGCTGCTTTCAAGAGGCAACTGGACAGTTTTGGGTACCAACTCGAACATATACGCCTGAGTGCTGCCATAGAGGACTGGCTTCCCGACACGGTAGATGTTCCAGTCAATACATATGACCGGATTAAGTTCTTGATTGAGCAAGGCGATAAAATATGTGAGTTGAATTCTTCCTCAGCTGCATTGGCTGCCACTGCCATTGCGTCGATTAAGCGATCAAGATCCAATGACGGAGTAGAACCGCCCAAGCGGCGTCAACGAGTCGCATATCTTATCGATTCTGTGAAACGCACCCAAGAAGCTGCTCTTCTCAAACGGGTCTACGGGGAAAGATATATCCAGGTTGCATTGATGTCGCA
This genomic window contains:
- the hisC gene encoding histidinol-phosphate transaminase → MTARIRPDLDAIPAYVPGRTFPGAIKLASNETTQGPLPSVRDAIAEAVGGVNRYPDNRATALVESLAKKLGVATENVAVGSGSVSLCQEVVQITCGPGDEVLFAWRSFEAYPIVTSVAGATPVLVPLTADHVHDLDAMLAAITDRTRLIFVCNPNNPTGTVVQRDKLDAFLDAVPSDILVVLDEAYFEYTRPDTGNHTDGVELARGRRNVIVLRTFSKAYGLAGLRVGYAVADPEVITALSKVRIAFAVSTVAQQAAVASLEASAELLARTDALIVERDRVRDALVAGGYDVGASQSNFVWLPLAERSGEFAAAAAEQGVLLRAYGNDGVRVTIGDPHENDAFLKFALQP
- a CDS encoding dienelactone hydrolase family protein encodes the protein MSGIFSDAAVLRSATAPTIGADDEVDTSAHESPPQEKVPLIAVEPDGPPRGGIVVLHEAREVPESLLDLLRALALEGWLAVAPNLFHRGHGDEKEVFGDDLFADFDATSDWLVQRGVYPDCVGVIGFDDAGTAALIVATSRPVGAAVSVAAAGIVEPLNSDAVALVEAAPKLQAPWLGLYGEDDPHTPPDHIEALRDAATRASVATNVVSYSGLKHRADHPREQPGSSDHSDPAAAALVDAQTRIFDWFDSFMR